The following proteins come from a genomic window of Alphaproteobacteria bacterium:
- a CDS encoding rhomboid family intramembrane serine protease translates to MMTKILTLILWCVFGIELYLSEGLSPSTNVLLSMGALQGASFSYEKLLYAGFLHAHFLHIFFNTWALSSIGSIVERYDGPIKMIFIFLCGVIGGSSLSLFFQTNPYVISVGASSGIMALLMNLFIIGIKQNNTWLLKQLLFTIIIALVPVIPGIDYSGHLGGAIVGIILGIAL, encoded by the coding sequence ATGATGACAAAAATTTTAACACTCATTTTATGGTGTGTTTTCGGTATTGAATTATATTTGAGCGAAGGATTATCGCCGTCTACCAATGTATTGCTTTCCATGGGAGCTCTTCAAGGAGCTAGTTTTTCTTATGAAAAATTATTATACGCTGGATTTTTGCATGCACATTTTTTGCATATTTTTTTCAATACATGGGCATTATCCTCTATAGGTTCAATTGTTGAGCGATATGATGGTCCTATCAAAATGATATTTATTTTCTTATGTGGCGTTATCGGTGGTTCAAGCTTATCGCTCTTTTTTCAGACAAACCCTTATGTTATATCCGTTGGCGCCTCATCTGGCATTATGGCCCTTTTAATGAATTTGTTTATTATTGGAATCAAACAAAACAACACTTGGCTATTAAAACAGCTTCTGTTTACTATTATTATCGCTCTTGTTCCTGTCATCCCTGGAATAGATTATTCCGGCCATTTAGGTGGCGCAATTGTTGGAATTATTTTAGGAATTGCGCTTTAA